The Leucoraja erinacea ecotype New England chromosome 29, Leri_hhj_1, whole genome shotgun sequence genome has a window encoding:
- the fstl3 gene encoding follistatin-related protein 3 isoform X2 produces MTKTSTGVCWLQQGRNGKCQALSMTRIDREECCRGGSAQAAWTNQDIPESDILKLIILGGVSCHPCHKTCEGVDCGRGKICKINKHNKPTCICAPDCSNVTKKVPVCGTDGKIYKDECSLLLAKCRGLPELEVQYQGECKKSCTQVLCPGTSMCVIDQTHSAHCVMCRVMPCPEPLSSGHALCGNNGITYQSVCHLRRATCLLGKSIGVAHYGRCNSSEEGFKQKGDNQENTVFSKFMLGW; encoded by the exons ATGACTAAAACTTCTA CTGGGGTGTGTTGGCTACAGCAAGGAAGGAATGGAaaatgccaggctttgtccatgaCTCGGATTGATCGGGAGGAATGTTGCAGGGGCGGAAGCGCTCAAGCTGCATGGACAAATCAGGATATACCGGAGAGTGACATTTTAAAACTCATAATTCTGGGCGGAGTTAGCTGCCACCCATGCCACA AAACATGTGAGGGTGTGGATTGTGGACGTGGGAAAATTTGCAAAATTAACAAACATAACAAGCCAACATGTATTTGTGCACCTGACTGTTCCAATGTCACAAAGAAGGTACCTGTGTGTGGAACCGATGGCAAAATCTACAAAGATGAATGCAGCCTTCTTTTGGCAAAATGCAGAGGTTTGCCAGAATTGGAAGTACAGTATCAGGGTGAATGCAAAa AATCTTGCACGCAGGTCCTGTGTCCTGGAACCTCCATGTGTGTGATTGACCAAACCCACAGCGCGCACTGCGTCATGTGCAGAGTCATGCCCTGCCCAGAGCCTCTGTCATCAGGGCATGCGCTCTGTGGGAATAACGGCATCACCTACCAGAGCGTCTGCCATCTCAGGCGTGCCACCTGCCTGCTGGGGAAATCCATTGGTGTTGCCCATTATGGGAGATGCAACT cgTCAGAAGAAGGCTTCAAGCAAAAAGGAGACAATCAAGAAAATACAGTGTTTTCGAAATTCATGCTTGGGTGGTAA
- the fstl3 gene encoding follistatin-related protein 3 isoform X1: protein MSTKNGFVTPFALAVLCHFIGGNPSYAGVCWLQQGRNGKCQALSMTRIDREECCRGGSAQAAWTNQDIPESDILKLIILGGVSCHPCHKTCEGVDCGRGKICKINKHNKPTCICAPDCSNVTKKVPVCGTDGKIYKDECSLLLAKCRGLPELEVQYQGECKKSCTQVLCPGTSMCVIDQTHSAHCVMCRVMPCPEPLSSGHALCGNNGITYQSVCHLRRATCLLGKSIGVAHYGRCNSSEEGFKQKGDNQENTVFSKFMLGW, encoded by the exons ATGTCGACCAAGAACGGCTTCGTGACACCCTTTGCTTTGGCCGTCCTGTGTCATTTCATCGGTGGTAACCCCTCCTATG CTGGGGTGTGTTGGCTACAGCAAGGAAGGAATGGAaaatgccaggctttgtccatgaCTCGGATTGATCGGGAGGAATGTTGCAGGGGCGGAAGCGCTCAAGCTGCATGGACAAATCAGGATATACCGGAGAGTGACATTTTAAAACTCATAATTCTGGGCGGAGTTAGCTGCCACCCATGCCACA AAACATGTGAGGGTGTGGATTGTGGACGTGGGAAAATTTGCAAAATTAACAAACATAACAAGCCAACATGTATTTGTGCACCTGACTGTTCCAATGTCACAAAGAAGGTACCTGTGTGTGGAACCGATGGCAAAATCTACAAAGATGAATGCAGCCTTCTTTTGGCAAAATGCAGAGGTTTGCCAGAATTGGAAGTACAGTATCAGGGTGAATGCAAAa AATCTTGCACGCAGGTCCTGTGTCCTGGAACCTCCATGTGTGTGATTGACCAAACCCACAGCGCGCACTGCGTCATGTGCAGAGTCATGCCCTGCCCAGAGCCTCTGTCATCAGGGCATGCGCTCTGTGGGAATAACGGCATCACCTACCAGAGCGTCTGCCATCTCAGGCGTGCCACCTGCCTGCTGGGGAAATCCATTGGTGTTGCCCATTATGGGAGATGCAACT cgTCAGAAGAAGGCTTCAAGCAAAAAGGAGACAATCAAGAAAATACAGTGTTTTCGAAATTCATGCTTGGGTGGTAA